The following proteins are encoded in a genomic region of Zea mays cultivar B73 chromosome 9, Zm-B73-REFERENCE-NAM-5.0, whole genome shotgun sequence:
- the LOC100274753 gene encoding uncharacterized protein LOC100274753: MLATTPAPASGVPPCRARPAVHGRRERTAGARSPAKLAPARRPSQPARRPLRGGLRLASARRPASVACSRLAWPSPARRFPARCGSLQRGKVGLAVGPHQAIDILGRVFPWRFRSYARSSPSEEDEEVTAL; encoded by the coding sequence ATGCTCGCAACCACCCCTGCTCCTGCGTCTGGAGTTCCGCCGTGCCGAGCTCGTCCCGCCGTCCACGGTCGCCGTGAACGCACGGCCGGTGCTCGATCCCCGGCGAAGCTTGCCCCTGCGCGGCGGCCATCGCAGCCTGCTCGTCGCCCCCTGCGTGGTGGCCTGCGGCTAGCCAGCGCGCGGCGGCCCGCTAGCGTGGCCTGCTCGCGGCTAGCCTGGCCTAGCCCTGCGCGACGCTTCCCTGCCCGATGCGGGTCTTTGCAGCGTGGGAAAGTAGGCCTCGCCGTTGGGCCCCACCAGGCGATCGACATCCTCGGCCGAGTTTTCCCGTGGCGGTTCCGTTCGTATGCGCGGTCGTCTCCTTCCGAGGAGGATGAAGAGGTAACTGCTCTGTGA